Proteins co-encoded in one Myxococcus xanthus genomic window:
- a CDS encoding SLC13 family permease, which translates to MSPTPLTGAASAEAPLSATPPGVSAPRHAFALAGLTGVALVALLGVEGPVATRTVLIGGACLVLWLTEVVPSFVPTLLLLGATPVLLGPLDRAYQLPSVLAWCADPVLVLFLGGFTLEVAAMRHGLDASVARHVMRLSGGRPRRLVLLVMAGVAFLSMWMSNVAAAAMMLAALRPLLQAMPAGAPLRPALLLGVALGANVGGIATPVGSGPNALAVSAASEYAQVTFAKWMSFALPLTMLLLLAGFGLVLLRFRVGGRLTLPPEAPVSLARSGRRVLWVSAACVVAWLAEPLHGVPAPVVALAATALLFGSGLLKREDLGRLDWATLLLIAGGIALGRLLEHSGLIARALAGADLAGWPVPVQLGVLVAVAAVLSALMSNTGTAALLIPLATQLHPAVSTPVLVALGCSLGMPFVISTPPNAMTVGEGLASSELMKLGVPLMLGGCLLVSVSGPAVLRLFGLP; encoded by the coding sequence ATGTCCCCCACTCCCCTGACAGGAGCGGCCTCCGCCGAGGCCCCCCTCTCCGCGACTCCACCCGGCGTCTCCGCGCCCCGGCATGCGTTCGCGCTGGCCGGGCTCACGGGGGTCGCGCTGGTGGCGCTCCTCGGCGTCGAGGGACCGGTGGCCACGCGCACGGTGCTCATCGGCGGTGCCTGTCTGGTGCTCTGGCTGACGGAGGTGGTGCCCTCGTTCGTACCCACGCTGTTGCTGCTGGGCGCCACGCCCGTCCTCCTGGGGCCGCTGGACCGTGCCTATCAGCTGCCGTCGGTGCTCGCGTGGTGCGCGGACCCGGTGCTCGTCCTGTTCCTGGGTGGCTTCACGCTGGAAGTGGCCGCCATGCGGCACGGACTGGATGCCTCGGTGGCGCGGCACGTGATGCGGCTGTCGGGTGGACGGCCTCGGCGGCTGGTGTTGCTGGTGATGGCGGGCGTCGCCTTCCTCTCCATGTGGATGTCCAACGTGGCCGCGGCGGCGATGATGCTGGCCGCGCTGCGTCCCCTGCTCCAGGCCATGCCCGCGGGCGCGCCGCTGCGGCCCGCGCTGCTGCTGGGCGTGGCCCTGGGCGCCAACGTCGGCGGCATCGCCACGCCCGTGGGCAGCGGTCCCAATGCGCTCGCCGTATCCGCCGCGTCCGAGTATGCGCAAGTCACCTTCGCGAAGTGGATGTCCTTCGCCCTGCCGCTCACGATGCTCCTGCTGCTGGCCGGCTTCGGACTGGTGCTGCTGCGCTTCCGCGTGGGCGGCAGGCTGACGCTGCCCCCCGAAGCACCCGTGTCCCTGGCGCGCTCGGGACGGCGCGTGCTCTGGGTGAGCGCGGCGTGCGTGGTGGCCTGGCTGGCAGAGCCGCTCCACGGTGTGCCCGCGCCCGTGGTGGCGCTGGCCGCCACCGCGCTGCTCTTCGGCAGCGGCCTGTTGAAGCGCGAGGACCTGGGCCGGTTGGACTGGGCCACGCTGCTGCTCATCGCCGGCGGCATCGCCCTGGGCCGGCTGCTGGAGCACTCCGGGCTCATCGCTCGCGCACTTGCCGGCGCGGACCTTGCGGGCTGGCCGGTGCCGGTGCAGTTGGGGGTATTGGTGGCCGTCGCGGCGGTGCTGTCCGCGCTGATGAGCAACACGGGGACGGCGGCGCTCCTCATCCCCCTGGCCACACAACTGCATCCCGCCGTTTCGACGCCGGTCCTCGTGGCCCTGGGGTGCTCGCTGGGCATGCCCTTCGTCATCAGCACCCCGCCCAATGCGATGACGGTGGGCGAGGGGCTGGCCTCCTCCGAGCTGATGAAGTTGGGGGTTCCCCTGATGTTGGGCGGATGTCTGCTGGTGAGCGTCTCGGGCCCTGCCGTGCTGCGCCTCTTTGGGTTGCCATGA
- a CDS encoding OsmC family protein: MTNVTITEYETRLYWQGERGAVLTSDRAPPVPIGQPLTGQDTVAVGPWSPEALLVGAVEGRTLLAFLEQAREADVRVLFYQSSAVARVVCGADQPPHLTDLIVRPHVAVATEADAEAVRLIFTELPAHCFPSSVINITPRIEPVVETWHARSSGRSVPAATAPAS; encoded by the coding sequence GTGACGAACGTGACCATCACTGAGTATGAAACGCGCCTCTACTGGCAGGGAGAGCGCGGCGCCGTGCTGACGAGCGACCGTGCGCCGCCCGTGCCCATTGGCCAGCCGCTGACCGGGCAGGACACCGTGGCCGTGGGCCCCTGGTCCCCGGAGGCCCTGCTCGTGGGCGCGGTGGAGGGACGCACCCTGCTGGCGTTCCTGGAGCAGGCGCGGGAAGCGGACGTGCGCGTGCTCTTCTACCAAAGCTCCGCGGTGGCCCGCGTGGTGTGTGGCGCGGACCAGCCGCCGCATCTCACGGATCTCATCGTGCGCCCACACGTGGCCGTGGCCACCGAAGCCGACGCGGAGGCCGTCCGCCTCATCTTCACCGAGCTCCCCGCGCACTGCTTCCCCAGCTCCGTCATCAACATCACTCCGCGCATCGAACCGGTGGTCGAGACGTGGCACGCTCGTAGCAGTGGTCGAAGCGTACCCGCCGCGACCGCCCCCGCATCCTGA
- a CDS encoding sigma-54-dependent transcriptional regulator — translation MSPQRILVVDDEDNARRAIATILNEEGYEVAEAANGAEALARIGEFSPAVVLTDVRMPQMDGLTLLKTAREQGSDATFVMMTAFASVETAVEAMKSGADNFLLKPLDADQVLVTLGKVLEKRSLRQEAEALRDQVRSRVRRFHDIIGESPQLQGIYDVIRRAAGTRATVLILGESGTGKELIAQALHQESPRKDKPFIRVHCAALSENLLESELFGHEKGSFTGALARKEGRFELADGGTLFLDEIGEISPAVQVKLLRVLQQREFERVGGTQTLKVDVRIVAATHRDLVAEVKAGRFREDLYYRLNVVSVTLPPLRDRKSDVPALVNHFLEKYSDSYGKQVRGLAPGTLQALLSHDWPGNIRELENAIERAVVLAQGQELSTDDLPPVLRGPRPHGTSTGALIPGATLAAIEREAILRTLEMVQGSTSRAAEVLGISVRKIQYRLKEYSTPDGAPLKVVADEAEDLAAES, via the coding sequence ATGTCCCCACAGCGAATCCTGGTCGTCGACGATGAGGACAATGCCCGCCGGGCGATTGCCACCATCCTGAATGAGGAAGGCTACGAAGTGGCCGAGGCCGCCAATGGCGCCGAGGCCCTGGCTCGCATCGGCGAGTTCTCCCCCGCGGTGGTGCTCACCGACGTGCGCATGCCGCAGATGGACGGCCTCACGCTGCTGAAGACGGCCCGCGAGCAGGGCAGCGACGCCACCTTCGTGATGATGACGGCGTTCGCCAGCGTGGAGACGGCCGTGGAGGCCATGAAGTCCGGCGCGGACAACTTCCTGCTCAAGCCGTTGGACGCGGACCAGGTGCTCGTCACCCTGGGCAAGGTGCTGGAGAAGCGCAGCCTGCGCCAGGAGGCCGAGGCGCTGCGGGACCAGGTGCGCTCGCGCGTCCGCCGCTTCCACGACATCATCGGCGAATCGCCCCAGCTCCAAGGCATCTACGACGTCATCCGGAGGGCGGCGGGCACGCGTGCCACGGTGCTCATCCTGGGCGAATCGGGCACGGGCAAGGAGTTGATTGCCCAGGCCCTGCACCAGGAGTCGCCACGCAAGGACAAGCCCTTCATCCGTGTGCACTGCGCGGCCCTGTCCGAGAACCTGCTGGAGAGCGAGCTGTTCGGCCACGAGAAGGGCTCATTCACGGGAGCGCTGGCCCGGAAGGAAGGCCGCTTCGAGCTGGCGGACGGTGGCACGCTGTTCCTGGACGAGATTGGAGAAATCTCTCCCGCCGTGCAGGTGAAGCTGCTGCGCGTCCTCCAGCAGCGTGAGTTCGAGCGCGTGGGTGGCACCCAGACGCTGAAGGTGGACGTGCGCATCGTCGCGGCCACGCACCGGGACCTGGTGGCCGAGGTGAAGGCGGGGCGGTTCCGCGAGGACCTCTACTACCGGCTCAACGTGGTGAGCGTGACGCTGCCGCCGCTGAGGGACCGCAAGAGCGACGTCCCCGCGCTGGTGAACCACTTCCTGGAGAAGTACAGCGATTCATACGGCAAGCAGGTGCGAGGCCTGGCACCCGGGACGCTCCAGGCGCTGCTGTCCCATGACTGGCCGGGCAACATCCGCGAGTTGGAGAACGCCATCGAGCGCGCGGTGGTGCTGGCGCAGGGGCAGGAGCTGTCCACGGATGACCTGCCGCCCGTGCTGCGTGGGCCCCGGCCGCACGGGACGTCCACGGGCGCGCTCATCCCGGGCGCCACGCTGGCGGCGATTGAACGCGAGGCCATCCTGCGCACGCTGGAGATGGTGCAGGGCTCCACATCCCGGGCCGCCGAGGTGCTGGGCATCAGCGTGCGGAAGATTCAGTACCGGCTCAAGGAATACAGCACGCCGGATGGCGCGCCGCTCAAGGTCGTGGCCGATGAGGCGGAGGACCTGGCCGCGGAGTCGTAG
- a CDS encoding BlaI/MecI/CopY family transcriptional regulator, translating into MTTHALPQPTRAELAILRVLWKQGPSTVRQVHELMRGTQDKDTGYTTVLKLLQNMTEKGIVQRDESERTHVYEAAISETRTQRDLLRDLMDRAFGGSATSVVAQALSMKRASAEELAEIRRLLDAHEKRGK; encoded by the coding sequence ATGACCACCCACGCCCTCCCGCAGCCGACGCGGGCCGAGCTGGCCATCCTCCGTGTACTCTGGAAGCAGGGCCCCAGCACCGTCCGACAGGTGCATGAGCTGATGCGGGGCACCCAGGACAAGGACACCGGCTACACCACGGTCCTCAAGCTCCTGCAGAACATGACGGAGAAGGGCATCGTCCAGCGTGACGAGAGCGAGCGGACCCATGTCTATGAAGCCGCCATCAGCGAGACGCGCACCCAGCGCGACCTCCTGCGCGACTTGATGGACCGGGCCTTCGGGGGGTCCGCCACGTCGGTCGTGGCCCAGGCGTTGTCTATGAAGCGCGCGTCCGCCGAGGAGCTGGCGGAGATTCGCAGGCTGCTCGACGCACACGAAAAGCGGGGGAAGTGA
- a CDS encoding M56 family metallopeptidase, which produces MDARYLHALEQALLGFLWQGAVVALAVAGILSLTSQRAARTRYATACLGMVAMAVLPVVTFLTALAEASRAVTFGAFGSLTQSSMLTVATTETASLAAPHWTEVLRPWLLPAWCCGVLLLSARTVGAWIITHRMARQETEAPSAHWREALTRALHHVRLSRPVRLLASTRVDVPMVIGLWRPLILVPAGAITGLSAAQLEAILAHELGHIRRHDYVVNLLQSFVETLLFYHPAVWWLSHCIREEREHCADDLAVQCCGDALLYARALAHIEELRLAPSPHPALGVSDGSLLMRVRRLLSASEGMTPRRSWRLASGLGSAVLAVALGSSQLPETAHATEPVSTPPLHAEATPGTVQRLSSATPMHHLLVAPATFSAQTPQAPAPIERPKAAAKAERAPAAKPRPTRPAPLLIPDMGTIARTELSRVPYSLDGEPAAPVLLEDTSLESPDATLAEAASAHADEHAAELPRVVVSAPAPSRASAFDAVYKAMKAPAPVKTLRPGITPPRFLSGERIHLPSIVYGIQSHFGGFPKGAVVARCIITTQGSVTDCQPIQGLRGLEEGVIRTLSTWRYEPATLNGKPVAVRYVFDVWFTKEPGGGTHESRHFAGLDLSDVVGAAAPGTCDDCDTFEFHSPTARR; this is translated from the coding sequence ATGGACGCGCGTTATCTCCACGCCCTGGAGCAGGCGCTGCTCGGCTTCCTGTGGCAGGGCGCGGTAGTAGCCCTGGCGGTCGCGGGTATCCTGTCCCTGACGTCGCAGCGCGCCGCGCGGACGCGTTACGCCACCGCATGCCTGGGGATGGTGGCCATGGCCGTGCTGCCCGTGGTGACGTTCCTGACCGCGCTGGCGGAGGCCTCGCGCGCCGTGACGTTCGGCGCCTTCGGGTCCCTGACCCAGTCCAGCATGCTGACCGTGGCCACGACGGAGACCGCGTCCCTGGCGGCTCCTCACTGGACGGAGGTGCTCCGCCCCTGGCTTCTGCCGGCGTGGTGCTGCGGCGTGCTCCTCCTGTCGGCCCGGACCGTGGGCGCATGGATCATCACCCACCGGATGGCCCGACAGGAGACGGAGGCCCCCTCGGCCCACTGGCGTGAGGCACTGACTCGTGCGTTGCACCACGTCCGCCTGTCCCGGCCCGTGCGCCTGCTGGCCTCCACCCGCGTCGACGTGCCCATGGTCATTGGCCTGTGGCGCCCCCTCATCCTGGTGCCGGCGGGTGCCATCACCGGGCTGTCCGCCGCGCAGTTGGAAGCCATCCTCGCGCACGAACTGGGCCACATCCGGCGCCACGACTACGTGGTCAACCTCCTCCAGTCCTTCGTGGAGACCCTCCTGTTCTACCACCCGGCCGTCTGGTGGCTGTCCCACTGCATCCGCGAGGAGCGTGAGCACTGCGCGGATGACCTGGCCGTCCAGTGCTGCGGGGATGCGCTGCTCTACGCCCGCGCCCTGGCCCACATCGAGGAGCTGCGCCTGGCGCCATCACCCCACCCCGCCCTGGGCGTCAGCGATGGCTCGCTGCTGATGCGCGTGCGACGGCTGCTGTCCGCGTCCGAGGGCATGACGCCGCGCAGGTCCTGGCGGCTCGCCAGCGGACTGGGCAGCGCCGTGCTCGCCGTGGCCCTGGGGTCGTCGCAACTGCCGGAGACGGCCCACGCCACGGAGCCGGTGAGCACGCCGCCCCTCCACGCGGAGGCAACCCCCGGCACCGTGCAGCGACTGTCCAGCGCCACGCCCATGCACCATCTGCTCGTGGCCCCGGCGACCTTCTCCGCCCAGACCCCGCAGGCCCCCGCGCCCATCGAGCGCCCGAAGGCGGCGGCGAAGGCGGAGCGAGCACCCGCGGCGAAGCCCCGTCCCACGCGGCCCGCCCCCCTCCTCATCCCAGACATGGGGACGATTGCCCGCACGGAGCTGTCGCGCGTGCCCTACTCGCTCGACGGTGAGCCCGCCGCGCCCGTCCTGCTCGAGGACACCTCCCTGGAGTCGCCCGACGCCACCCTGGCCGAGGCCGCCTCCGCGCACGCCGACGAGCACGCCGCCGAGCTGCCCCGAGTGGTCGTCTCCGCGCCGGCACCCTCGCGCGCTTCCGCGTTCGACGCCGTCTACAAGGCCATGAAGGCGCCGGCTCCCGTCAAGACGCTCCGGCCCGGAATCACCCCGCCCCGGTTCCTCTCGGGCGAGCGCATCCACCTTCCCAGTATCGTCTACGGGATTCAGTCCCACTTCGGAGGCTTCCCCAAGGGCGCGGTGGTGGCCCGCTGCATCATCACCACGCAGGGCTCCGTCACCGACTGCCAGCCCATCCAGGGCCTGCGGGGCCTGGAGGAAGGCGTCATCCGCACGCTCTCCACCTGGCGCTACGAGCCCGCCACGCTCAACGGGAAGCCCGTGGCCGTGCGCTACGTATTCGACGTCTGGTTCACGAAGGAGCCGGGCGGCGGAACGCACGAATCCCGGCACTTCGCGGGCCTCGACCTCTCCGATGTGGTGGGCGCCGCGGCCCCAGGGACGTGCGACGACTGCGACACCTTCGAGTTCCACAGCCCGACGGCGCGCCGGTAG
- a CDS encoding sensor histidine kinase yields the protein MSEPTSPSRPSVLVVDDNAAFLDNLEELLGDAGYAVRGASSCKAARERVREGFDVALVDLRLPDGDGTALAAELKAASPDSEVVLLTGFATLETAVAAVRAGACAYLMKPCAPQELLLTLEQAMRQVRLHAEKRELARRAQVTEKLAAVGTMTAGLSHEIRNPLNAAALQLSVLERRLRRLPDGQQAPLLEPLLLVRDEIRRLDHILEDFLQFARPREFRPASVDVNEMLRRVVDLLSGQAASRKVSLEVTPREAPVPSVAGEEERLRQVLINLCLNALEATPAGGTVTLSAGHEGGRVWLTVDDSGPGVPQEARDRIFEPFFTTKAQGSGLGLSIVHAIVTQHGGSLEVDTAPGGGARFILRMPLAG from the coding sequence ATGAGCGAGCCCACCTCTCCGTCCCGTCCGTCCGTCCTGGTGGTGGATGACAACGCGGCCTTTCTGGACAACTTGGAGGAGTTGCTCGGGGACGCGGGCTACGCGGTCCGCGGCGCGTCCAGTTGCAAGGCGGCACGCGAGCGGGTCCGGGAGGGCTTCGACGTGGCGCTGGTGGATCTGCGCCTGCCAGACGGAGACGGGACGGCGCTGGCCGCCGAGCTGAAGGCCGCGTCGCCGGACTCGGAGGTGGTGCTGCTCACGGGCTTCGCCACGTTGGAGACGGCGGTGGCCGCGGTGCGGGCGGGCGCGTGTGCGTACCTGATGAAGCCTTGCGCGCCGCAGGAGCTGCTGCTGACGCTGGAGCAAGCGATGCGGCAGGTGCGCCTGCACGCGGAGAAGCGCGAGCTGGCGCGGCGCGCCCAGGTGACGGAGAAGCTGGCGGCGGTGGGGACGATGACGGCGGGCCTGTCCCACGAAATCCGCAATCCACTGAACGCGGCGGCGCTCCAGCTCTCCGTCCTCGAGCGGCGTCTACGGCGTCTTCCGGATGGACAGCAGGCGCCCTTGCTGGAGCCGCTGCTGTTGGTGCGCGATGAGATTCGCCGCCTGGATCACATCCTGGAGGACTTCCTCCAGTTCGCGAGGCCACGCGAGTTCCGTCCCGCCTCCGTGGACGTGAACGAGATGCTGCGGCGGGTGGTGGATCTGCTGAGCGGGCAGGCCGCGTCCCGCAAGGTGTCGCTGGAAGTCACGCCACGCGAGGCGCCGGTGCCGTCGGTGGCGGGCGAGGAGGAGCGGCTGCGTCAGGTGCTCATCAACCTGTGCCTCAACGCGCTGGAGGCCACGCCAGCGGGAGGCACCGTGACGCTGTCTGCGGGGCACGAGGGCGGGCGCGTGTGGCTCACCGTGGACGACAGCGGCCCGGGTGTTCCCCAGGAGGCCCGGGACCGCATCTTCGAGCCCTTCTTCACCACGAAGGCTCAGGGCTCGGGGCTGGGGCTGTCCATCGTCCATGCCATCGTCACGCAGCATGGTGGTTCGCTGGAGGTGGACACCGCGCCCGGTGGGGGCGCTCGTTTCATCCTCCGGATGCCGCTGGCGGGGTAG
- a CDS encoding response regulator, with product MRQYLLLDDNVAFAENLAEILRDGGDAATVVTSGDEAVRLARTTRFDVLLTDMRMPGMSGADAVHHLRRVDPGLAAVVITAHPRQDDLETARREGLLAVLPKPVPIPTLVELLSGARRDGLVVLVEDDPALSDNIAELLRGRGFSCVTAASVLDADRILCVQPFAALVDLRVPGGPDGEALRRLRARYPHLPTFVMTAYPDAAPLDGTTGVFSKPFDPGALMEVLETAHAARPTHAL from the coding sequence ATGCGCCAGTACCTCCTGTTGGATGACAACGTGGCGTTCGCGGAGAACCTCGCGGAGATTCTGCGCGACGGCGGGGACGCGGCCACTGTCGTCACGAGCGGTGACGAGGCCGTGCGGTTGGCGCGCACCACGCGCTTCGACGTCCTGCTGACCGACATGCGCATGCCCGGCATGAGCGGCGCGGATGCCGTGCACCACCTCCGCCGCGTGGACCCGGGCCTGGCCGCGGTGGTCATCACCGCGCACCCACGCCAGGATGACTTGGAGACGGCCCGGCGCGAAGGTCTGCTCGCGGTGCTGCCCAAGCCCGTGCCCATCCCCACGTTGGTGGAGCTGCTGTCCGGTGCTCGCCGGGATGGGTTGGTGGTGCTGGTGGAGGACGACCCGGCGCTGAGCGACAACATCGCCGAGCTGCTGCGCGGGCGCGGCTTCTCCTGTGTGACGGCGGCCTCGGTGCTGGACGCGGACCGAATCCTCTGCGTGCAGCCCTTCGCCGCGCTGGTGGACCTGCGCGTTCCCGGTGGGCCGGATGGTGAGGCCCTGCGACGGCTGCGCGCGCGCTATCCTCACCTGCCCACGTTCGTCATGACGGCCTATCCCGACGCGGCCCCGCTTGACGGGACCACGGGCGTCTTCTCCAAACCCTTCGACCCAGGCGCGCTGATGGAGGTGCTGGAAACGGCGCACGCGGCACGTCCCACCCACGCCTTATGA
- a CDS encoding sensor histidine kinase yields the protein MAETLFEELKRYVGFSSADEQALVTLHATAKPHFARFARVFYDRILEHEGARQALEGGESQVGHLRGTLQVWMDQLLRGPWDEAYYALRCRIGRMHVRIALPQHYMFGAMNILRQEFNSHIDATYLEEPAALRAARSAVGKILDLELAIMLHTYREDLLAQQARSERLSTFGQLVGSIGHELRNPLGVIETSLYILRGRPGAMDERTTKHLDRIGDQVGIANRIVSDLLDMIRDRPLHRQEVWLDEVWQEALKAVQRPDAVVVSAEGLTSLPAVQGDAGQLRQVFVNLLDNAVQALEETGGTVSLSAATREPEMVELVLEDSGPGVSDVIRRRLFEPLMTTKARGIGLGLALVKRIVERHGGSIAYVPRPGAGARFVIRLSLVASEETHAPVPPVG from the coding sequence ATGGCGGAAACCTTGTTCGAGGAATTGAAGCGGTACGTGGGGTTCAGCTCGGCGGACGAGCAGGCTCTCGTGACCTTGCATGCCACCGCGAAGCCCCACTTCGCGCGCTTCGCTCGCGTCTTCTACGACCGCATCCTGGAGCACGAAGGGGCTCGGCAGGCGCTTGAAGGGGGCGAGAGCCAGGTGGGCCACCTGCGCGGCACCCTGCAGGTGTGGATGGACCAGCTCCTCCGCGGCCCCTGGGACGAGGCCTACTACGCGCTGCGCTGCCGCATTGGCCGCATGCACGTGCGCATCGCCCTGCCGCAGCACTACATGTTCGGCGCGATGAACATCCTGCGGCAGGAGTTCAACAGCCACATCGACGCCACCTACCTGGAAGAGCCCGCGGCGCTCCGCGCGGCCCGCTCCGCGGTGGGGAAGATTCTCGACCTGGAGCTGGCCATCATGCTCCACACGTACCGGGAAGATCTGCTGGCGCAGCAGGCGCGCAGTGAGCGGCTGTCCACCTTTGGCCAACTGGTGGGTTCCATCGGCCACGAGCTGCGCAATCCGCTGGGCGTCATCGAGACGTCGCTCTACATCCTCCGGGGGCGCCCGGGGGCCATGGACGAGCGCACGACGAAGCACCTGGACCGCATTGGCGACCAGGTGGGCATCGCCAACCGCATCGTCTCCGACCTGCTGGACATGATTCGGGACCGGCCCCTGCACCGGCAGGAGGTCTGGTTGGACGAGGTCTGGCAGGAAGCGCTCAAGGCCGTGCAGCGGCCCGACGCTGTCGTCGTGAGCGCGGAGGGACTGACCTCATTGCCCGCGGTTCAAGGAGACGCGGGGCAGCTGCGCCAGGTGTTCGTGAACCTGCTCGACAACGCCGTCCAGGCCCTGGAGGAGACGGGCGGGACGGTGTCACTGTCCGCTGCCACGCGCGAGCCGGAGATGGTGGAGCTGGTGCTGGAGGATTCCGGGCCGGGCGTCAGCGACGTCATCCGCCGCCGCCTCTTCGAGCCGCTGATGACGACGAAGGCGCGCGGCATCGGGCTCGGGCTCGCGCTGGTCAAGCGCATCGTGGAGCGGCATGGGGGGAGCATCGCGTATGTCCCCCGTCCCGGCGCGGGAGCGCGCTTCGTGATTCGGCTTTCCCTCGTCGCTTCGGAGGAGACGCATGCGCCAGTACCTCCTGTTGGATGA
- a CDS encoding LysR family transcriptional regulator, translating to MRLDLADLRLFLCIVDAGSITQGAQRANLTLASASERLRSIEDAVGVKLLERRPRGVVTTEAGDALVHHARLILHQQELLKDELNAFVSGRRGTIRLYANTAALTEYLPEKLAPWLARHPRLNIDLRERTSADIVKAVEAGLAEAGLISDAVETGTLQVRPLEPAPLVLIIPAGHPLAASKSLALRDVYREPFVGLAAESALQEHIDGHARRAGFDVSFRVRMKGFRGLCEMVSHGVGLGIVPERVANRHQREGTYRKVPLSEAWAQRRLCVCFQDWDGLSSPVRALLEYLLGGGE from the coding sequence ATGCGACTCGACCTCGCGGATCTTCGCTTGTTCCTCTGCATCGTGGATGCGGGGAGCATCACGCAAGGTGCCCAACGCGCGAACCTGACGCTGGCATCCGCGAGCGAGCGCCTGCGAAGCATCGAGGATGCGGTGGGCGTCAAGCTGCTCGAGAGGCGGCCTCGGGGCGTGGTGACGACCGAGGCCGGTGACGCACTCGTGCACCACGCTCGGTTGATCCTGCATCAACAGGAGCTGTTGAAGGATGAGTTGAATGCGTTTGTTTCAGGCCGGCGCGGCACCATTCGCCTCTATGCCAACACCGCGGCGCTGACCGAGTACCTGCCCGAGAAGCTGGCGCCATGGCTTGCCAGGCACCCGAGGCTGAACATCGACCTGAGAGAGCGAACCAGCGCGGATATCGTCAAGGCGGTCGAGGCAGGCCTGGCGGAGGCCGGACTGATTTCGGACGCCGTGGAGACGGGCACGCTTCAAGTCCGCCCGTTGGAGCCCGCCCCCCTGGTGCTCATCATCCCCGCCGGGCACCCGCTGGCTGCATCCAAGAGCCTCGCGCTCCGCGATGTGTATCGGGAGCCCTTCGTCGGCCTCGCGGCCGAGAGCGCCTTGCAGGAGCACATTGATGGGCACGCACGTCGCGCGGGATTCGACGTGTCCTTCCGCGTCCGGATGAAGGGCTTCCGGGGGCTGTGCGAGATGGTGTCTCACGGCGTGGGCCTGGGCATCGTCCCGGAGCGCGTCGCCAATCGGCATCAGCGGGAGGGCACCTATCGGAAGGTGCCCCTTTCGGAGGCCTGGGCCCAGCGTCGGCTCTGTGTCTGTTTCCAGGACTGGGACGGCCTGTCATCTCCTGTTCGTGCGTTGCTGGAGTACCTGCTCGGTGGAGGGGAATGA
- a CDS encoding SRPBCC family protein has translation MKAALWGIGGAGLGLGLMYWTDPRSGRWRRSHLQGKAVHAAHEAGGAVGVVARDLSQRSRGVFFESMRKLHREPVEDLVLEERVRSALGRVCSHPGAIRVMARDGVVRLEGPILREELRRVLPRIGKVQGVHGLDNQLVPYAEGSAHPALQGGSMRSGESRPFFQEHWSPSERLFGALGGLTLTAWGLGRRGVAGTLAAVGGVMLGTRAFTNLGLRRLTGMGAGRRAITLHKDINVNAPVEEVFAFWREMQNFPRFMTHVDEVIPGVEGRSHWKVRGPAGLHFEWEAVVTKFVPNKVLAWKSVEGTAVENLGVIHFESTPRGGTRVDIRLSYNPPAGAIGHAFAKLLGADPKKQMDDDLLRFKSLLERGRATGRETVTREQIAPRRMSSRGPLTH, from the coding sequence ATGAAAGCTGCCCTATGGGGAATCGGTGGCGCGGGGCTGGGCCTGGGGCTGATGTACTGGACGGACCCACGCAGTGGCCGCTGGCGCAGGTCCCATCTGCAGGGGAAGGCCGTCCACGCGGCGCATGAGGCGGGAGGCGCGGTGGGCGTCGTCGCTCGGGACCTCTCGCAGCGCTCGCGCGGCGTCTTTTTCGAATCGATGCGCAAGCTGCACCGGGAACCGGTGGAGGACCTCGTCCTGGAGGAGCGGGTGCGCTCGGCTCTGGGCCGGGTGTGCTCGCATCCCGGAGCGATTCGCGTGATGGCTCGGGATGGCGTGGTTCGGTTGGAAGGCCCCATCCTTCGCGAGGAACTCCGGCGCGTGCTGCCCCGCATCGGCAAGGTGCAGGGGGTGCATGGGCTGGACAACCAGCTTGTTCCGTATGCGGAGGGCTCAGCGCATCCGGCGCTGCAAGGAGGCAGCATGCGCTCGGGTGAGTCGAGGCCCTTCTTCCAGGAGCACTGGTCGCCGTCCGAACGGCTCTTCGGGGCGCTGGGCGGCCTGACACTGACGGCCTGGGGGCTGGGACGCCGCGGAGTGGCAGGAACCCTGGCGGCTGTGGGCGGCGTGATGCTGGGCACGCGGGCCTTCACGAACCTGGGGCTGCGGCGGCTCACGGGGATGGGCGCGGGACGGCGGGCCATCACCCTTCACAAGGACATCAACGTGAACGCGCCGGTGGAGGAGGTGTTCGCCTTCTGGAGGGAGATGCAGAACTTCCCCCGGTTCATGACACACGTGGATGAAGTGATTCCGGGCGTCGAGGGCCGCTCGCACTGGAAGGTGCGCGGGCCCGCGGGGCTGCACTTCGAATGGGAGGCCGTCGTCACGAAGTTCGTGCCCAACAAGGTGCTGGCCTGGAAGAGCGTGGAGGGCACGGCGGTGGAGAACCTGGGCGTCATCCACTTCGAGTCCACGCCGCGAGGCGGCACTCGGGTGGACATCCGGCTGTCCTACAACCCGCCAGCGGGGGCCATTGGCCATGCCTTCGCGAAGCTGCTGGGCGCGGACCCGAAGAAGCAGATGGATGACGACCTGCTGCGCTTCAAGTCGCTGCTGGAGCGGGGAAGGGCCACCGGCCGTGAGACGGTGACGCGCGAGCAGATCGCGCCCCGACGTATGTCGTCCCGGGGCCCCCTCACTCACTAG